Sequence from the Candidatus Margulisiibacteriota bacterium genome:
TGAGGGGACGCCGTATTTTATTAAGAAAGGCGAGCAGCTTTCGGCGGCGGGCATGACGGCTGCTTTGAACACCAGAGAGAAGGTGGCGAATAAAGTGACCGGCCTGTCCGGCGCGTCCACTGATGACGAATATCCCTCGGCCAAAGCTGTTCATGATGCTTTGAACGGCTCCGGTAATGATGTCGTGCATAAGAGCGAAAATGAAACGATAACCGGTGTTAAAACTTTTGGCGCAACGGCCGAGCCAAAATTAGGCGCGGCTAAAATAACTGACGCTGCCAATGACGGCACAAAATTTGCCACCGAGGCGCAGGTGTATAAAGCCGTACAGGGCATGGATATTCTGCCTAGAGGCACGATACTGGCAATGGCGGTGGCCAGCTGGCTAAACGCCGACGCGGCGTTCCAGAGCAAATGGCGCGTCTGTGACGGCTCAGGCGGCACGCCAAATCTGACCGGCCGGTTTTTGCGCGGCGGGACGGCGAGCGACCCGCTTACTGGCGATGGCAAGAAAATATTGTCTATAAACGAAATCCCTTCACACAGTCACAGGCACACCCATGATACACATACAGGCCGTGTTAGGTTTTATGATGCGATAATATCTCCTCCGACCAATGTCAATCCGCCGGATTCTCCCGCACACGATGTCAGCGGCGTTTTCGGTTCTGAATATAGCTCTTATATGATGAATAGTTCGGGAAAAGGTGTTGCTAGTATTACTAATTGCCATCCAATACTTACACTTAATGCCGGGCATAGTTATGATCAAACCGCTACTGGCGGTGGACAGGCTTTTGACGTAGTACCGGCCTTTTATACAGTGATTTATATAATGAAAATAAGCTAAAAATTTTCGTTCCGCAAAATCAAGCTTCGGTCGGTGACTGTAAGCCCGCTAGGGAGCGGAGTATCCTGCGGATACGCTGGCGAAGTGACCGGCGCCATCATCATCGCGTATTTCACCATGTTTCACTCCGTGAAACACCCCTCTGTCTAAAATTTGCCAAAGCAAATTTTGGACATCTCCTCTTAAACAAGGGGAGATAATTCAAATTCAAATTCAAATCCTAATCCTGTTAGTTTCCTCCCATTTTACAAGGGGAGGTGGCAGCGAAGCTGCCGGTGGGGTGTCAGAGGGGCATCTGCGTCAGCAGACATGGCGACGCTGAACGCTGATTGAATGGCAAAAATTGTCGCCAGCCTCGACAGGGAAACAAAGGCGCTTTAGATAAAGATATTTGCCGCGCGGAAACGCAGAAATAAAGCTCAAGTTAACTCCAGCATTCTCTGTATCGCCAGACGCGCTTTGTCCGCCACAGCCGCGTCGACGGTCACTAAATTCACTTCGTTTTCCAGAACATTCAACAGTTTTTCCAGCGTGTTCTTTTTCATGTTGGGACAAACCGCCAGCGGCGTGACAGGATAAAATTTTTTCGCCGGATTGTCCGTCCGCAGACGATGCAGCAAACCATTTTCGCTGGCGACGATAAACTCCGCCGCGGGAGAGGCCGCCGCGTATTTTTGCATCTGTCCGGTAGAGCCGATAAAGTCCGCGCGGTCGAGAATATTTTGGTTATTCTCAGGATGCGCGAGGACAAGCGCTCGCGGATGCGCGGCTTTGACCCGCGCCAAAAACTCCGCCAGGATACGGTGATGCGTCGGACAAAAACCCGGCCACAAAATTATTTCTTTGCCGGGAACCTGCGCGGCAACATACGCGCCCAGTGATCTGTCCGGCACAAAAATTATTTCCCGCTGCGGCAGTTTTCTGACGATCTCCACCGCGTTGGCCGAAGTAACGCAAATATCCGACACGGCTTTGACCGCCGCGGTGCTGTTCACATAAGTAACGACTGCCGCGCCGGGATGTTCGGCCTGGAGTTTGAGCGCTTCAGCCGCGGTGGCCATGTCCGCCATTGGGCAACCAGCGTTAGGCTCGGGAATAAAAACTTTTTTTTGCGGGGAGAGCAGCGCGGCAGTCTCGGCCATAAAATATACGCCGCAAAAAATTATTTTATCCTGCGTTACGGAAGCGTCCGCGGATTTGCGGCTCAAGCCCAGACTGTCGCCCACAAAATCCGCAACATCCTGTATCTCCGGCGGAGTATAAACATGCGCCAGGATCAGCGCGTTTTTTTCCTTTTTCAAGCGCTGGATGCGCGCGGCAAGCTCGGTCATTTAATGCTTGAAATGCCGACGGCCGGTAAAGACCATAGCCAGGCCGTGCTCGTCACAGGCCGCGATAGACTCCGCGTCACGCACCGAGCCGCCCGGTTGAATGATCTCCCGCACGCCGGCCTGAGCCGCGCTGTCCACCACATCGCGGAACGGGAAAAACGCGTCGGAAGCCAGCAGACAGCCCGCCAGTTTTGCCGCATTGTGCTCGCGGGCTTTTTTGACCGCGCAGTCCAGCGCGTCAATGCGCGACATCTGCCCCGCGCCCACACCGATCACCGCGCCGTCTTTGGCCAGCACGATAGCGTTAGATTTCACCTGCCGGCAGATTTTCCAGGCAAACAATAAATTCCGCAAATCCTGCGGAGCTGTTTTGGTCTGCAGCCGCAGGTCTTTTTCCGTCGTCAGCATCCTGTCGCGGTCCTGCACCAGATAGCCGTGGTTTGTCCTTTTGACATCGGGGCCGCTGTAAGTAAAATCCGTTTTGATCAAACGGATATTTTTCTTTTCCCGCAGTTTGGCCAGCGCTTCCGGCGTGAAATCCGGCGCGACCACCACTTCGACAAAAAGTTTGGCCACGCGCTCGGCCAGCGCCGCGGACACGGGACGATTGACGCCGACTATGCCGCCAAAAGCCGAGACTGGATCGCCGGCCAGCGCTTTGTCGTAAGCTTCTTCCGGCGTGGCTCCGACCGCCGCGCCGCAGGGATTAGTGTGTTTGACGATCACCGCGGCCGGCTCGGCAAAATCCGCGACGATATTCTGCGCGGCGTCGATGTCGATAATATTATTGAAAGACAATTCCTTGCCGTGCAGCTGCGTGTAAGGCTTGCCGATGTACACGGCGTTTTGATGCGGGTTTTCGCCGTAGCGCAGCGTCTGTGTAACGTTCGGCGTTTTATGCAGCAGAGCTTTGTTCAGATAATCGCTGATCGCTTTGTCATAAGCCGCCGTGCGTTCAAAAACTTTCACGGCCAGATATTCCCGGATCTCCAGCGGCACGGTTTTATTTTTACGCAACTCCGCCAGCACCGGCGCGTAATCTTGGGGATCAGTAATAACCGTGACCGCGCGGTAATTTTTGGCTGCCGAACGCAGCATCGACGGCCCGCCGATGTCAATATTTTCAACAGCTTCAGCCAGCGCGGCGTCCGGTTTGGCGACAGTCTGCTCAAAAGGATAAAGATTGACCACGACCAGATCAATAAAAGCAATGCCGTGTTTCTGGCAAACGGCCGCATGCTCGGGATTGTCGCGCAGAGCTAGCAGGCCGCCGTGGATTTTGGGATGCAGCGTTTTTACGCGCCCGTCCAGCATTTCAGGAAAGCCGGTCACTTCCGAAATATCGAGCGTCGGAACGCCGTTTTCTTTGAGAACCCTGGCGGTGCCGCCGGTCGAAACGATCTCACAGCCCAGCACGGCCAGCCCCCGACAAAACTCCACAATACCTGTTTTATCAGAAACCGAAACCAGCGCGCGCATAAAACCTCCTGAAATTTTTAGGGGAAAATTATATCATGCTGGCGGACGGCTGTCCTTGAACCCCAAAATCTCCGCGGATAAAGCCCTTCTATTTATGTTATAATTCAAATCATGCAGATTTGCATATTTGAAGATAAAGGCTATGTTAATTTACTGCCCTTAACTTATACTCGTCCGGCCTATCTGCTACGCTCCGGCCTCAAAACCCTGCTTGAGAAAATATTAACCCATTTGCCGGAAGGCCCCGCTCAAATAATCCTGCACTGCCGCAAAGAATTGCAGCCGTGGATGAAATTACAGGACAAATATCCGGTCAATGAATTGCGCGCCGAGGACACCCTTTTTATCAACGGGCGGCTGCTGGCCAGCGCGCCGCTCAAAACCAGCGGCAAAAACTTCCTGCTTTCCTACAATGACGTGCCGCTGCTCGCCAAACTTGACGCCAGAACCATGAAAAAATTTATCCTGCCGCCGGTCTTCAGCCTAAAAACTTTCCGCGCCTATCAGCCTGCCGAAACTAAATCCAGCCTGCCGATCGCCAATTATTTTTGGGATATTCTGGCCGGCAGCAGCGCAGATATCAACGCCGACGCGCAGCGTAGCGGGCAGCTCGGCCAGTATCTTTCCAGCGCGGCGCGCGCGCAAATAGTCAATTCGCAAAATATCTTTGTCGGACACAACGTGGTCTTGAAGCCCGGCGTCGTTTTGGACGCCAGCGGCGGCTCGATATACATCGCTGACCACGCGGAAATTCTGCCCAATGCGGTCATTATGGGGCCGGTTTACATCGGTGAAAAAACGCTCATCAAGGCCGCGGCCAAAATTTATGGCGGCACGGTCATCGGGCCGGTCTGCAAAGTCGGCGGTGAAGTGGAAAATTCCACCCTGCTCAGCTGCACCAACAAACAGCATGACGGATTTTTGGGACACTCCTATCTCGGCGAATGGGTAAACTTAGGCGCCGGCACGGAAAACAGCGACCTTAAGAATAATTATCATCCGGTCAAAATCCAAATTAGCCCCGACCGCGAAATAGATTCCGGTTTGCAATTCGTCGGCTGCTGCCTCGGCGATCACACCAAGACCGGCATTAAAACCCTGCTCGCCGGCGGCGCGGTGATCGGTTGTTTCAATAATATTTACGGCGCGGGTTTTCAGCCGAAATATTTGCCGTCTTTTGTCTGGAATGACACCAGTTCTCCGCCCGCCGAGCATCAGCCGGATGAGGCGATCCAAACCGCTAAAATCGTTATGGCGCGGCGCGGTTTTGAATTAGGCAAAGAACAGGAAAAAATTTATCGACAAGTCTGGCAAAACAGCGCGAAAGAACGTAAACTACTCAAAATTAAATAAGCCGGACGGAGCAAAAAATGATCAATAATATTTTTATTTTTGAGGACGAGAAATACAGCAATTTCCTGCCGTTGACACACATGCGGCCGGTTTATGATTTGATCTGCGGGGCCTCGCCGCTCGTGGCCAAAATCGCGCGGGTGTTCCCCGAAGCCAATATTTCTCTGCATTGCCGCGAACATCTGAAAAACATTGTCAAGCAGAATCATACCGGCATCAGCATCAATAATCTCAACACCGGCCTTGGCTGCCTGATTATCAACGGCCGTCTGCTGGCCGGCGAAAAACTCAAAGAAAATCTTTTGCTCGACGGTACAGACCGGTTATTCATCAACCAAAACAACGAAGTGCTGGCCGGTTATCTCAACACCAATAATCTATATGAACTGCGCGACATTCTGGACGACGCGATTTCTTCGCACAAGATCATCAACACTTTCCGCAACCGCGCGGAGATACTGCACGGCAAGGAAAAACTGGTCGAGTATCCGTGGGATATCCTTAACGCCTGCGCCGAACAAATCGCGCTGGATTTTAAAGCTCTGGTGCCGCTGGGCATAGTCAAAGGCCAGATCGACATCAACGCGTCCGTGCTGGACGAATATAAGCTCTACGTTGGCAGCGAAACGCGTGTTCTGCCCGGCGTAACCTTAAATTGTGAAAAAGGCCCCATCTATCTCGGCGAACACTGCGTTATTAAACCCAACACTTATATCGAAGGGCCGGTTTACATCGGCAAATATTCGGTCATCGGCAATTCGCAAATACTCGCTGGTTCGTCTATCGGGCCGAATTGCCAGATCAAAAACTCGACAGTCAGCAACTCTATCCTGCATGGCTATTCTTGTTTGGATTATAATTATTTGCAGTCGGCGTATCTGGCCGATTGTGTAAATATCGAACCGCAGACTTTCAATCAAGACCTGCTCAACCCTTTCAACAAAGAGCCGACATTTTATCTGCCCGGCGCAGAAGTGGAATCCGACGAAAAACGCTTAGGGTTGATCTGCGGCGACTTTGCCAGGATCGGCGCGCAGGCGCATATCCCGGCCGGCTCCAGTTTAGGCGTGGCCAGCCAATTGCTGAATAACACGCTGGCGCCGCGTTACGTGCCGTGTTTTATCCAGCAGAGCGACACGGAAACTTTCAAAGAATTGACCGTGCGGGAAACCTTGAACAATCTAGAATATCTGCTGGGCTTGAAAGAAGTGGAATTAACCACGGTGGAAAAAGATCTCATCGAGACAATTCACGAAATGCTCGGCTCGGAACGCCGGGTCTCCAAAATAATTTACTAAAATGGAAATTTTATCCGCCGCAGAGTTATTGATACCCCGGCTAGGCGCGGCCAAATTTCCTGCCGAAAAAACGCTCGGCCACAAAGTAGAGAGCATCCGTGACGATGACAAAATCTTTTTTCACCGGCATGTCGCGGATCTGCACCGCTATCTCAAAGAGCCCGGCACGCTGCCGCTGCTGGAGCTGGCCGGCCCGCGCCATAAACTTTTTTTTCAGCCGGCCAAAGCCAGACTCGGCATCGTGACCTGCGGGGGCTTGTGTCCGGGCATCAACACAATTATCCGCTCGCTGGTCTTTACGGCCTATCAATATTACGGCGTCAAAACAGTTTACGGTTTCCGCTACGGTTATTCCGGCCTCAATCCGCGCGTTGGCCTGCCGCCGCTCAAGCTCGATCTCGCCGCTGTTGACAATATTCACGCCCTGGGCGGCACGATACTCGGTTCGTCACGCGGCCCGCAGGAGGCCAAAGTCATGGTCGATTATCTGGAAAAACTCGGCCTTAATATTTTATTCGTGGTCGGCGGTGACGGCACGATGCGCGGCGCTCTGGATCTGGCTCAAGAGATCGAAAAACGCCGGTTGGCTGTCGCGCTGATCGGCGTGCCAAAGACGATAGACAACGACATCGCGTTCATCGAAAGAAGTTTCGGTTTTGAAAGCGCGGTCGAGGAAGCCACGCGCATTATCGCCGCCGCGCATATGGAAGCCAAAGGCGCGGTCAATGGCATCGGTCTGGTCAAACTCATGGGGCGTGAATCCGGCTTCATTGCCGCCAACGCCACGCTGGCCAGCTGCGTGGTCAATTTTTGTCTGATACCGGAAGCGCCTTTTAAACTGGAAAAATTTCTTCAGGATCTGGAGCGGCGCATAAAAAGACGCCACCACGCCGTGATCGTCACCGCGGAAGGCGCGGGGCAGGATCTGCTGCCAAAAGGCAAAGCCGCTTTTGACAAATCCGGCAACAAGCGGCTGAATGACATCGGCACATTTTTGAAAAACGAGATCAGCAAATACTTCACGCAAAAAAAATTAGAAGCTAACGTGCGCTACATTGATCCCAGCTACGCGATACGTTCGGTCGCGCCCACTGGCGATGACAATGTTTTTTGTTTGATGCTGGGACAAAGCGCGGTGCACGCGGCGATGAGCGGCCGCACGGCTATGGTTGTCGGCTATCGCAACGATCATTTTATCCATCTGCCGATGGCTCTGGTAACGCGCTTTCGCAAAAAACTGGAGATCAACGGCCGCACCTGGAAAACCGTGCTGGACACCACCGGACAGGCGGATTATAAATAATACAAGGAATTTTACGGTAGTGCGGACAGTATATATTTCCGATTCCACATCGGGATCTTTTTCTGCAAACAAGCAGTTGCAGCCTTAACTTCTGCAATAACCCGCTCGGCCGTTTCTAGGGGAATATTTACTTTTTCAGCCACCTGCAATATGTGTTTTATAGATATTTTCCTAAATTCCCCATCAACCGAAGTATAATGTTCCTGGTCTAGAATACGCAGTTTTGAAAAGTTTAAATCATAATTGGGAGACACCCGCCATTTATTATTAACATACAAAAAGGTAAATTTACTAAAATGATCATCATGGTCATGAGCAAAAACGTTAAAGCACATTCGTCTAAATAGTTTTATCGTTTCTTCTTTTGACTGGGTTAACTTTAAAGCCAAATTCAACAAATCCACATAATCAAGCCTGCCTCCCGGCTTTTCCAATAAAG
This genomic interval carries:
- the nadA gene encoding quinolinate synthase NadA, giving the protein MTELAARIQRLKKEKNALILAHVYTPPEIQDVADFVGDSLGLSRKSADASVTQDKIIFCGVYFMAETAALLSPQKKVFIPEPNAGCPMADMATAAEALKLQAEHPGAAVVTYVNSTAAVKAVSDICVTSANAVEIVRKLPQREIIFVPDRSLGAYVAAQVPGKEIILWPGFCPTHHRILAEFLARVKAAHPRALVLAHPENNQNILDRADFIGSTGQMQKYAAASPAAEFIVASENGLLHRLRTDNPAKKFYPVTPLAVCPNMKKNTLEKLLNVLENEVNLVTVDAAVADKARLAIQRMLELT
- a CDS encoding ATP-dependent 6-phosphofructokinase, whose amino-acid sequence is MEILSAAELLIPRLGAAKFPAEKTLGHKVESIRDDDKIFFHRHVADLHRYLKEPGTLPLLELAGPRHKLFFQPAKARLGIVTCGGLCPGINTIIRSLVFTAYQYYGVKTVYGFRYGYSGLNPRVGLPPLKLDLAAVDNIHALGGTILGSSRGPQEAKVMVDYLEKLGLNILFVVGGDGTMRGALDLAQEIEKRRLAVALIGVPKTIDNDIAFIERSFGFESAVEEATRIIAAAHMEAKGAVNGIGLVKLMGRESGFIAANATLASCVVNFCLIPEAPFKLEKFLQDLERRIKRRHHAVIVTAEGAGQDLLPKGKAAFDKSGNKRLNDIGTFLKNEISKYFTQKKLEANVRYIDPSYAIRSVAPTGDDNVFCLMLGQSAVHAAMSGRTAMVVGYRNDHFIHLPMALVTRFRKKLEINGRTWKTVLDTTGQADYK
- the purH gene encoding bifunctional phosphoribosylaminoimidazolecarboxamide formyltransferase/IMP cyclohydrolase; translated protein: MRALVSVSDKTGIVEFCRGLAVLGCEIVSTGGTARVLKENGVPTLDISEVTGFPEMLDGRVKTLHPKIHGGLLALRDNPEHAAVCQKHGIAFIDLVVVNLYPFEQTVAKPDAALAEAVENIDIGGPSMLRSAAKNYRAVTVITDPQDYAPVLAELRKNKTVPLEIREYLAVKVFERTAAYDKAISDYLNKALLHKTPNVTQTLRYGENPHQNAVYIGKPYTQLHGKELSFNNIIDIDAAQNIVADFAEPAAVIVKHTNPCGAAVGATPEEAYDKALAGDPVSAFGGIVGVNRPVSAALAERVAKLFVEVVVAPDFTPEALAKLREKKNIRLIKTDFTYSGPDVKRTNHGYLVQDRDRMLTTEKDLRLQTKTAPQDLRNLLFAWKICRQVKSNAIVLAKDGAVIGVGAGQMSRIDALDCAVKKAREHNAAKLAGCLLASDAFFPFRDVVDSAAQAGVREIIQPGGSVRDAESIAACDEHGLAMVFTGRRHFKH